Proteins found in one Microcoleus sp. FACHB-831 genomic segment:
- a CDS encoding glycosyltransferase, with product MPKVSICIPTFNRVNLLHFAIESVMKQTYEDFELIICDDGSTDGTPELMSQYKDSRIRYIRHQKNIGKSNNMRSGYEAASGQYFIKFDDDDRLTPQFIARTAAILDKDSNIDFVGTDHWIIDINNIRNEEKTQQNSRQWGRANLNAGVVENLLEVVFIKQSFQIGATLFRRQTLQEVGFMLPNIQNCEDNDLFVRLALAGKKGYYLPELLMEYRVHAEQQGIQRAIQYLTDKLRYLSSYQFEVDNLEKVRRSRLTETQLLLGLRLIETGETQKGQQLVWSAKSFSPSRAYTALALSLLPVALRGSAFKMLRRVKP from the coding sequence GTGCCTAAAGTTAGCATTTGTATTCCCACATTTAATCGCGTTAATTTGCTGCATTTTGCCATTGAGAGCGTAATGAAGCAGACTTATGAAGATTTTGAACTAATTATTTGCGATGATGGTTCAACAGATGGGACACCTGAGTTAATGTCTCAATACAAAGACAGCCGAATTCGCTACATCCGCCACCAGAAGAATATCGGAAAAAGTAATAATATGCGCTCTGGTTATGAGGCTGCAAGCGGTCAATATTTCATTAAATTTGATGATGACGATCGCTTGACGCCACAATTTATAGCTCGAACGGCGGCAATTTTAGATAAAGACTCTAACATTGATTTTGTAGGCACGGATCATTGGATTATTGATATTAACAATATCCGCAATGAGGAAAAAACCCAGCAAAATTCTCGCCAGTGGGGGAGAGCGAATTTAAATGCTGGCGTAGTTGAAAATTTACTAGAAGTAGTTTTTATTAAACAAAGCTTTCAGATTGGCGCAACTTTATTCCGCCGCCAAACTCTGCAAGAAGTGGGATTTATGCTTCCCAATATCCAAAATTGCGAGGACAACGATTTATTTGTGCGCTTAGCGCTAGCTGGAAAGAAGGGCTATTATTTGCCAGAATTGCTCATGGAATATCGCGTCCATGCCGAACAGCAGGGGATTCAGCGAGCGATTCAGTATTTGACAGATAAACTGCGGTATTTATCAAGTTATCAGTTTGAGGTAGATAACTTAGAAAAAGTCAGGCGATCGCGCCTTACTGAAACTCAATTATTATTAGGTTTGCGCCTTATTGAAACGGGAGAAACCCAAAAAGGACAGCAGCTAGTTTGGTCAGCAAAATCTTTCTCTCCCAGCAGAGCTTATACTGCATTGGCACTATCTCTATTACCAGTGGCCTTGCGGGGTAGCGCGTTTAAGATGTTGAGGAGAGTAAAGCCATAA
- a CDS encoding Npun_R2821/Npun_R2822 family protein, translated as MRSHGIYTLANDVVYDQLVALLNSIEANVNPDIPICVIPYDDRLDKVKREIASRENVTLFDNWDAIQRWEDFANQVWAAHSRAKHTGKSKTAWYKGHLHRRLAAFEGYFEKFVFYDGDSLAMKPLDSVWEKLDTYDFVFDDWEHAKPSPVAALNIPIIEKTGIYKEADIRPKLHCASFFASKWGFFEPNELAILKERLIEQGEIEWINGRGWWDDAFLFNYMTLRCDRSLFNFTLSPDGKERTGNCANADPFVNIDNVLHNEQDLKPIHRIHYMSYSSSDFARLSRGEDVDIRYKDSFLYYRFMKQPDQKPKELKPPSTLIKTGRLLQKAVGKVKKIIS; from the coding sequence ATGCGATCGCACGGTATTTACACTTTAGCTAATGATGTTGTTTACGATCAACTTGTTGCCTTGCTCAACAGCATCGAAGCCAACGTTAACCCAGATATTCCTATTTGTGTTATTCCTTATGATGACCGGCTGGACAAGGTAAAACGAGAAATCGCTTCTAGAGAAAATGTAACGCTTTTTGATAACTGGGACGCGATCCAACGTTGGGAAGACTTTGCTAATCAAGTTTGGGCAGCACATTCCAGAGCAAAGCACACAGGCAAATCAAAAACAGCTTGGTATAAAGGCCACTTGCACAGAAGGTTAGCTGCTTTTGAGGGCTATTTTGAAAAGTTTGTTTTTTACGATGGTGATAGTTTGGCTATGAAGCCGCTTGATAGCGTTTGGGAAAAACTAGACACTTACGATTTTGTCTTTGATGATTGGGAACACGCTAAACCTAGCCCTGTTGCAGCCTTAAATATTCCCATTATAGAAAAAACTGGCATTTACAAAGAGGCAGATATCCGTCCTAAACTGCATTGTGCTAGTTTCTTCGCCTCGAAGTGGGGATTTTTTGAGCCGAACGAGTTAGCCATCTTGAAGGAGCGATTAATTGAACAAGGGGAAATAGAATGGATTAATGGGCGGGGATGGTGGGATGATGCATTCTTGTTTAATTACATGACATTGAGGTGCGATCGCTCATTATTTAACTTTACCCTAAGTCCTGATGGAAAAGAGCGAACTGGCAACTGTGCCAATGCAGATCCATTTGTTAATATTGACAACGTTCTCCACAACGAGCAGGATTTAAAACCCATCCATCGCATTCACTATATGAGTTACTCGTCTAGTGACTTTGCGCGTTTGAGTCGCGGTGAAGATGTAGATATTCGTTATAAGGATAGTTTCTTATACTATCGTTTTATGAAGCAGCCAGATCAGAAACCAAAGGAACTTAAACCACCAAGTACATTAATAAAAACTGGTAGATTATTGCAGAAAGCAGTCGGTAAAGTCAAAAAAATAATTTCCTAA
- a CDS encoding Npun_R2821/Npun_R2822 family protein, producing MTNGIYILANDVVYDQLVALLNSIEANAGKKYPICIIPYDDRLELVRREIKTRGNVQLFEDSDAIARWDNFAVEVWQTHPTIISEWRQKGITGIFRKGMHRRFSLFDGPFESYIYLDADILILNSLDFVFEQLNKHDWVVYDFQYNDPSHVYNVRSPKLLEVFPQERIEKEIFCAGFYATKRGIFDKEQREWLLLQLMLGESEILYPSAPDQTILNYMVMRSGISSYNFAHELPESDRTGCCVTSPHFQEQDYILYDKGNRLTYLHYIGLSASLFTRLCAGENIGFPYRDLFLHYRYLYEPEKRPKFNGKPKAYNQPPNLATKILRKLNFIKGI from the coding sequence ATGACTAACGGAATTTATATACTTGCTAACGATGTAGTCTATGACCAATTGGTTGCTTTGCTCAATAGTATAGAAGCGAATGCGGGCAAAAAATATCCAATTTGCATTATCCCCTACGACGATCGCTTGGAGTTGGTGCGAAGGGAGATTAAAACTAGGGGAAATGTTCAATTATTTGAAGATTCAGACGCGATCGCTCGTTGGGATAACTTTGCTGTAGAAGTTTGGCAAACTCATCCCACTATTATCAGCGAATGGCGTCAAAAAGGTATTACAGGAATATTTCGCAAAGGTATGCATCGTCGATTTTCTTTGTTTGACGGCCCCTTTGAAAGTTATATTTATCTCGACGCCGATATTTTAATATTAAACTCGCTAGACTTTGTTTTTGAGCAGTTGAATAAACACGACTGGGTTGTTTATGACTTCCAGTATAACGATCCGAGTCATGTTTATAACGTGCGATCGCCTAAGTTATTAGAGGTGTTTCCTCAAGAGAGAATAGAGAAAGAAATATTTTGTGCTGGGTTCTACGCTACTAAGCGCGGAATCTTTGATAAAGAGCAACGGGAATGGTTGTTATTGCAGTTGATGTTAGGGGAATCAGAAATATTATATCCGAGCGCACCAGACCAAACTATTCTAAATTATATGGTGATGCGCTCTGGTATTTCTAGCTATAATTTTGCTCATGAACTACCCGAAAGCGATCGCACTGGTTGCTGTGTCACTTCTCCACACTTTCAAGAACAAGACTATATTCTCTACGATAAAGGCAATCGCCTCACCTATCTGCACTATATTGGTTTATCTGCGAGTTTATTTACTCGGCTATGTGCGGGAGAAAATATAGGCTTCCCCTACCGCGATTTGTTCTTGCACTATCGCTATCTTTATGAACCAGAGAAGCGCCCAAAGTTTAACGGAAAACCCAAAGCTTACAATCAACCGCCTAATTTAGCAACAAAAATTTTGCGTAAGCTAAACTTTATCAAAGGAATTTAG
- a CDS encoding glycosyltransferase family 4 protein → MKILMLSSTFPYPPTRGGTQVRTFNLLKYLQKRHNITLITQRASDVTDAEVEKLRESVEELVVFPRPQESGVGGFVGKVQRFGAFLQQGTPPSVQSIYSVQIQKWIDEAVAAGNFEVITCEHSVNEIYVRPEWRQKLRTVVNIHSSVYATCRQQLETKTAEKPLRDRLNLPLLRRYEQRYCSKFSAIVVTTEEDKQQIQAFNPNDTIEVIPNGVDFTQFPMRSKDPGGCKLIFIGAMDNRPNIDAAQFFSLQVLPQIQKRYPDTTLELVGARPVPEVVELGKLPGIKVTGRVPSMVEYLHQATVCIIPMRTGFGIKNKTLEAMAAGVPVVGSDRGLEGLTVEGDGVPLRALRANRVEEYLEAISRLFENPQLRSLLSQNGRSLIETEYTWETVGMRYEKVLNL, encoded by the coding sequence ATGAAAATTTTAATGCTGTCTTCCACTTTTCCCTATCCTCCCACGCGGGGTGGAACGCAGGTAAGAACATTTAATTTACTCAAGTATCTCCAAAAACGCCATAATATTACTTTAATTACCCAGCGGGCTTCTGACGTTACAGATGCGGAAGTAGAAAAATTACGGGAATCGGTGGAAGAACTGGTTGTTTTTCCCCGTCCGCAAGAATCTGGCGTAGGGGGATTTGTGGGGAAAGTGCAGCGTTTTGGTGCATTTTTGCAGCAAGGAACGCCGCCTAGCGTACAATCCATTTACTCAGTTCAGATACAAAAGTGGATAGATGAAGCTGTCGCTGCTGGTAACTTTGAGGTAATTACTTGTGAGCATAGCGTAAATGAAATTTACGTGCGACCTGAGTGGCGGCAAAAGTTGCGGACAGTAGTAAATATTCACAGTTCTGTATATGCAACGTGTCGTCAACAGCTAGAAACAAAAACAGCAGAGAAGCCACTGCGCGATCGCTTGAATTTGCCCCTCTTGCGCCGATACGAACAGCGATACTGTTCTAAGTTTTCTGCAATTGTAGTAACAACTGAGGAAGACAAGCAGCAAATACAGGCTTTCAACCCTAATGACACGATTGAGGTGATTCCCAATGGCGTAGATTTTACTCAATTTCCCATGCGTTCAAAAGATCCGGGGGGATGTAAATTAATTTTTATTGGAGCAATGGATAATAGGCCAAATATTGATGCAGCGCAGTTTTTTAGTTTGCAAGTTTTGCCGCAAATCCAAAAGCGTTATCCCGATACAACATTAGAACTCGTGGGAGCGCGTCCCGTACCGGAAGTTGTAGAGTTAGGAAAGCTTCCTGGAATCAAAGTAACTGGGCGCGTGCCTTCAATGGTAGAGTATCTGCACCAAGCTACAGTCTGTATAATACCGATGCGAACAGGTTTCGGAATTAAAAATAAGACACTAGAGGCGATGGCGGCTGGGGTTCCCGTCGTGGGGAGCGATCGCGGTTTGGAAGGGTTAACCGTTGAAGGTGACGGCGTACCATTAAGAGCATTGCGGGCGAACCGGGTTGAGGAGTATCTTGAGGCAATCAGCCGCTTATTTGAAAACCCCCAACTAAGAAGTCTATTATCGCAAAATGGGCGATCGCTCATCGAAACAGAATACACCTGGGAAACTGTCGGTATGCGTTATGAAAAAGTCCTGAATTTGTAA
- a CDS encoding fatty acid desaturase, with product MTISTIKVTDQTLTSTTKESDLRLKDILKTLPREVFAKDRRKAWTTLVINVLMVGLGYVGLAIAPWYLLPLLWIFTGTALTGFFVIAHDCGHRSFANRRWVNDLVGHVFLLPLIYPFHAWRLLHNQHHAHTNKLDIDNAWQPWKEEFYENLPSFARWGYRRLRGRFWWVGSIIHWAGMHFDWTQFQGKERQKVKLSVLVVLGFALVAFPLLVATTGFWGVVKFWLMPWMVYHFWMSTFTIVHHTIPSIPFMPEEQWNEAKAQLSGTVHCDYPSWVEFLCHNINVHIPHHLSVAIPSYNLKEAHRIIKENWGEHIHEYRFSWSLMKEITDECHLYDAEDCYYQSFDEYYAKKRA from the coding sequence ATGACTATATCGACAATCAAAGTAACAGACCAGACCCTGACATCTACTACAAAAGAGTCAGACCTGCGTCTGAAAGACATTTTGAAGACGCTGCCACGCGAAGTTTTTGCCAAAGATCGGCGCAAAGCGTGGACAACGTTGGTAATAAATGTATTGATGGTAGGCTTGGGGTATGTAGGGCTGGCGATCGCGCCTTGGTATCTTCTGCCCTTGCTGTGGATTTTTACAGGCACAGCGCTAACAGGCTTTTTTGTAATTGCACATGACTGCGGTCATAGGTCATTTGCCAACCGCCGCTGGGTAAACGATCTAGTCGGGCACGTATTCCTGCTGCCCTTGATTTATCCCTTCCATGCTTGGCGTCTGCTGCACAACCAACATCACGCTCACACTAACAAGCTAGATATAGACAACGCTTGGCAACCTTGGAAAGAAGAATTTTATGAAAATTTACCAAGCTTTGCACGGTGGGGCTACCGCAGACTGCGGGGACGGTTTTGGTGGGTTGGCTCGATAATTCATTGGGCAGGTATGCACTTTGATTGGACGCAATTCCAAGGCAAAGAGCGCCAGAAAGTGAAATTGTCTGTTTTAGTAGTACTTGGGTTTGCCCTAGTAGCATTCCCTCTTTTGGTAGCTACGACTGGCTTCTGGGGAGTGGTTAAGTTTTGGCTAATGCCCTGGATGGTTTACCACTTCTGGATGAGTACGTTCACCATAGTTCACCACACAATTCCCTCTATTCCATTCATGCCAGAGGAGCAGTGGAATGAGGCTAAAGCTCAGTTGTCTGGAACCGTCCATTGCGATTATCCATCTTGGGTGGAATTCCTCTGTCACAACATCAACGTTCACATTCCCCATCACCTTTCGGTCGCGATTCCTTCTTATAACTTGAAGGAAGCACATCGAATTATCAAAGAAAATTGGGGAGAACACATCCACGAGTATCGCTTCTCCTGGTCTTTGATGAAAGAGATTACCGATGAATGCCATCTGTACGATGCCGAGGATTGCTACTACCAGTCTTTCGATGAGTATTACGCTAAAAAAAGAGCTTGA
- a CDS encoding isoprenylcysteine carboxylmethyltransferase family protein, whose product MKLLSDWGFTLEGWRNGNKGEYWVVAQAFLIVAFILLPIYRPNSLQIDSAELLYIRWGGGVILGLAALVLLAKGLLDLGQQLTPLPYPKADGELVQSGIYSIVRHPLYSGVIFAALSWAIFQVSLSHLISAAVLLIFFNAKASREEAWLVQKYPNYSEYRLAVKKLVPWLY is encoded by the coding sequence ATGAAACTCTTGTCAGATTGGGGCTTTACCCTTGAAGGTTGGCGCAATGGCAATAAAGGCGAATACTGGGTAGTAGCTCAGGCATTTCTGATAGTAGCCTTTATCCTATTGCCAATCTACCGCCCGAATAGCTTGCAAATCGACTCCGCTGAATTGTTGTATATCAGGTGGGGCGGTGGCGTAATTCTGGGATTAGCAGCATTAGTGCTACTGGCGAAAGGCTTGCTAGATTTGGGACAACAACTAACACCGTTACCTTATCCCAAAGCCGACGGCGAGCTTGTACAATCGGGAATTTACAGCATCGTGCGCCATCCCCTTTACAGTGGTGTAATTTTCGCTGCACTCAGTTGGGCTATCTTCCAGGTAAGCTTATCTCACTTGATAAGTGCTGCTGTTCTGTTAATCTTTTTTAATGCCAAAGCCAGCCGCGAGGAAGCCTGGTTAGTGCAGAAGTATCCAAATTACTCAGAATATCGGCTTGCAGTCAAAAAGCTTGTTCCTTGGCTCTACTGA
- a CDS encoding aldo/keto reductase, which translates to METITLGQNGPSVTPLCIGTWAWGDKLFWNYGSDYGLIEVLDAFDAALDAGVSFFDTAEIYGFGESESLLGQFMQRTTKSVQIATKYFPLPWRFTAQSVSDTLTDSLKRLKVEQVTLYQVHSPLNFLMSAETLMNALADEVKRGRIVSVGVSNYSAEQMREAHKILAARGVPLAVNQVPYSLLNRKIETNGILDAARELGVTILAYSPLAQGLLTGKYTVEQYKEPTGARRIDPRFSRSGLEKIAPVTSVLHELGEKYDKTPAQVALNWLIAQGGVVPIPGAKTAQQARQNAGALGWELAESEVARLEEVSRPWRS; encoded by the coding sequence GTGGAAACTATTACTCTGGGGCAAAACGGCCCATCGGTTACACCTCTTTGCATTGGCACTTGGGCTTGGGGAGATAAGCTGTTCTGGAATTATGGCAGCGATTATGGGCTAATTGAGGTACTAGATGCCTTTGATGCTGCCTTAGATGCTGGTGTAAGCTTCTTTGACACCGCTGAAATTTACGGATTTGGAGAATCTGAGTCTCTCTTAGGGCAATTTATGCAACGCACCACTAAATCGGTGCAAATTGCTACTAAATACTTCCCCTTACCTTGGCGATTTACCGCTCAATCTGTTTCCGACACCCTTACAGACAGTCTGAAACGCCTGAAGGTCGAACAAGTCACCCTTTATCAAGTGCATTCACCCTTAAACTTCTTGATGAGTGCGGAGACATTGATGAATGCTCTAGCGGATGAGGTGAAGCGGGGCAGAATTGTCAGCGTAGGCGTGAGCAATTATTCAGCAGAGCAAATGCGGGAAGCACACAAGATTTTGGCAGCTAGAGGCGTTCCCTTGGCTGTGAATCAGGTTCCCTACTCTCTACTGAATCGGAAAATTGAAACAAATGGCATTTTGGATGCAGCGCGTGAGCTAGGCGTGACAATTCTGGCTTATAGCCCTTTGGCGCAGGGCTTGCTAACTGGCAAGTATACGGTTGAACAATATAAAGAGCCGACTGGTGCGCGTAGGATAGACCCCCGCTTCAGCCGCAGCGGTTTGGAAAAAATCGCGCCTGTAACTTCTGTGTTGCACGAATTGGGGGAAAAGTACGACAAAACTCCAGCTCAAGTGGCGCTGAATTGGCTAATTGCTCAGGGTGGGGTGGTTCCAATTCCGGGTGCGAAAACAGCTCAACAGGCGCGGCAAAATGCTGGGGCGCTAGGTTGGGAGCTTGCAGAGTCGGAAGTTGCCCGGTTGGAAGAGGTAAGCCGCCCTTGGCGGAGTTAA
- a CDS encoding BCD family MFS transporter has translation MTLDDLSNSYIEENSKQLPRLNLATMFRLGLFQMGLGMMSVLVFGVLNRVLIRELGVPPAIATVILALTLFVAPARVWFGQMSDTKPLWGYHRTGYVWIGAAGLAIISFLAVQVMWQVGSSLKAYGWTAQTYGWAALLALLFALYGLAVSASSTPFATLLVDVSDEDNRSKLVGIDWSMLIGGTIIGAITIGILLKKLTLNAPIEEVQTAINRLFLVVPLIVFALAFVSTWGIEKKYSRYAVRSTLVNQEEKITLGRAWRILTASRQTSIFFTFLVLTTLGLFMQDPILETYGGDVFNMEIGATASLNAYWGTGTLIGISAAGFLLTPRIGKRNTAKVGCILVIVSLIWVVMSGFTHKSAFLQIALLFFGLASGILTTGALTMMLDLTVAETAGTFIGAWGLSQALAKGVATVVGGAVLQLGTKLFADSVLAYGLVFALQAVAMILALKFLERVNVQEFRTNAQQAIAAVMEGDLD, from the coding sequence ATGACCCTTGATGATTTATCAAATTCTTACATAGAAGAAAATTCCAAGCAGCTTCCCAGGCTTAATCTAGCCACAATGTTTCGGCTCGGACTATTCCAAATGGGACTGGGAATGATGTCAGTTCTCGTCTTTGGGGTTCTCAACCGCGTGCTGATAAGAGAGTTGGGAGTACCGCCAGCGATCGCCACAGTTATCCTTGCCTTGACTTTATTTGTGGCTCCAGCGCGAGTCTGGTTTGGGCAGATGTCCGATACCAAACCTCTGTGGGGATATCATCGAACAGGCTATGTCTGGATTGGCGCAGCAGGTCTGGCAATTATTTCCTTTTTAGCAGTCCAAGTAATGTGGCAGGTGGGCAGCAGTTTAAAGGCATACGGCTGGACTGCTCAAACCTATGGCTGGGCTGCCTTGCTAGCTCTGTTGTTTGCGTTATACGGTCTTGCAGTTAGTGCAAGTTCTACTCCGTTTGCGACGCTCTTGGTGGATGTTTCCGATGAAGATAATCGCTCCAAACTGGTAGGAATAGACTGGTCGATGCTAATCGGGGGAACAATTATTGGGGCAATTACTATTGGTATCTTGCTCAAGAAATTAACTCTCAACGCCCCGATAGAGGAAGTACAGACAGCAATTAATCGCCTGTTTCTAGTTGTACCCTTGATTGTATTTGCCCTGGCTTTTGTATCAACATGGGGCATCGAGAAAAAATATTCCCGCTATGCCGTGCGCTCGACATTAGTTAATCAAGAAGAAAAAATTACTCTCGGTAGAGCTTGGAGAATCTTAACTGCTAGCCGCCAAACGAGCATCTTTTTTACTTTTTTGGTGTTGACGACACTTGGCTTATTTATGCAAGACCCCATCTTAGAAACCTATGGTGGTGATGTCTTCAACATGGAAATCGGTGCAACAGCTAGCCTCAATGCCTACTGGGGAACTGGAACATTAATTGGTATTTCTGCGGCTGGCTTCCTTTTAACTCCGCGAATCGGCAAGCGCAATACTGCTAAAGTAGGCTGTATCCTAGTCATCGTCTCCTTGATCTGGGTGGTAATGTCGGGATTTACCCATAAATCCGCATTCCTCCAAATTGCTCTTTTATTCTTCGGTCTGGCTTCTGGCATCCTAACGACAGGAGCGCTCACTATGATGTTGGATTTAACAGTAGCCGAAACCGCAGGCACATTTATTGGTGCGTGGGGATTGTCGCAGGCTTTAGCAAAAGGAGTGGCGACGGTGGTTGGAGGCGCTGTGTTACAGCTTGGCACAAAGCTATTTGCTGACTCGGTGCTAGCGTATGGGTTGGTATTTGCTCTCCAGGCAGTTGCCATGATTTTGGCACTCAAATTTCTCGAACGAGTAAACGTGCAGGAGTTCCGCACTAATGCCCAGCAAGCGATCGCAGCCGTTATGGAAGGAGACTTAGACTGA
- a CDS encoding inositol monophosphatase family protein — protein MTDFWEKILNFAELTTTRIGKQLLQDFGQVHADRKADGSLVTQADKWADAEIREAIADAFPSHDVLSEESEHTFYGSEWCWVIDPIDGTTNFTRGIPIWGISMGLLYQGTPVFGYVHFPPTSQSFHGFWLADGSKNGAFLNNKPIKTSEDDPSLNHFFCLCARSTSVLQQPFPAKIRMLGVTTYNFLAVASGATLGGVESTPKVWDIAAVWAILHAAGGVWIPLKKEQPFPLQEGENYRDRSFPSLVVSRPELVSVFQPLVQSLVK, from the coding sequence ATGACTGATTTTTGGGAAAAGATATTAAATTTTGCCGAACTTACTACTACTAGAATCGGCAAGCAATTGTTGCAAGATTTTGGACAAGTACACGCAGATCGCAAGGCTGATGGAAGTTTGGTTACGCAAGCCGATAAATGGGCTGATGCGGAAATTAGAGAGGCGATCGCTGATGCTTTTCCCAGCCACGATGTCTTGAGTGAAGAATCAGAACACACTTTCTACGGTTCCGAATGGTGTTGGGTAATCGACCCCATTGACGGTACTACAAACTTCACGAGGGGCATTCCCATCTGGGGAATATCGATGGGTTTGCTCTATCAAGGCACGCCCGTTTTTGGCTACGTGCATTTCCCCCCAACTTCGCAATCTTTTCACGGTTTTTGGTTAGCTGATGGCAGTAAAAATGGGGCATTTTTAAACAATAAACCCATCAAAACAAGCGAAGACGATCCTAGCCTCAATCACTTTTTTTGTCTGTGTGCTAGGAGTACGTCTGTTTTGCAGCAACCCTTCCCCGCCAAAATTAGAATGTTGGGCGTCACCACATACAACTTTTTGGCTGTTGCTTCTGGTGCTACCCTCGGCGGTGTCGAATCAACTCCAAAGGTTTGGGATATTGCCGCAGTCTGGGCAATTTTACACGCAGCGGGTGGAGTGTGGATACCGTTGAAGAAAGAACAACCGTTTCCTTTACAAGAGGGAGAAAATTATCGCGATCGCTCTTTTCCCTCTTTAGTCGTCAGCCGTCCCGAACTCGTCTCTGTCTTTCAACCCTTAGTGCAATCTTTGGTTAAATAG
- a CDS encoding PrsW family intramembrane metalloprotease produces MDKFLITAVLIAIPTYLYIRIVISIDRFEKEPTRYLIGAFLWGAVPAVIIGIIAQLILDIPVEEILGTSLTGQFITTAINAPITEEILKGAVVAILYLWFRREFDGWVDGIVYGAMAGFGFAYVENIIYLLGTKTWEEWVGLFILRVIALGFMHGFWTALTGIGFGVARHMHNPWMKVWAIATGLIAAMFAHLIHNGGLILAEASGGATILVVMWNYGFLLILMIILGFVAARHDRKMLKTYLSDEVPHIISAVDYEGLCNTTSNALARFRAAPKQKRAFIQAAAELAQKKFQLMKMGEEGGNSTEIKLLREELKRMRG; encoded by the coding sequence ATGGACAAATTCCTAATAACTGCCGTTTTAATAGCCATTCCGACATATCTATACATCCGCATCGTTATCAGCATAGATCGCTTTGAAAAAGAACCTACACGCTACCTGATTGGGGCATTTTTGTGGGGTGCGGTGCCAGCGGTGATTATTGGTATCATTGCACAACTAATTCTAGACATCCCCGTAGAAGAAATACTCGGTACAAGCCTTACGGGGCAGTTTATCACCACTGCGATCAATGCACCAATCACTGAAGAGATTCTTAAAGGTGCTGTTGTAGCCATCCTTTACCTGTGGTTTCGCAGAGAATTTGATGGTTGGGTGGATGGAATTGTCTACGGTGCGATGGCGGGGTTTGGATTTGCCTACGTGGAGAATATTATTTACTTGCTAGGCACAAAAACTTGGGAAGAATGGGTGGGGTTGTTCATCTTGCGTGTTATTGCATTGGGTTTCATGCACGGTTTTTGGACAGCGTTAACCGGAATTGGTTTTGGTGTAGCGCGTCACATGCACAACCCCTGGATGAAAGTATGGGCGATCGCTACTGGCTTAATCGCAGCAATGTTCGCTCATTTAATACATAATGGCGGACTTATCTTGGCTGAAGCTAGCGGCGGCGCAACAATTTTAGTAGTTATGTGGAATTATGGATTTCTACTAATCCTGATGATTATTTTAGGGTTTGTTGCAGCTCGCCACGATCGCAAAATGCTCAAAACTTATCTAAGCGACGAAGTGCCACATATTATCTCAGCCGTAGACTACGAAGGACTTTGTAACACGACATCCAACGCACTAGCGCGGTTTCGCGCTGCACCCAAACAAAAACGCGCTTTCATTCAAGCGGCGGCTGAGTTAGCCCAAAAGAAGTTCCAGTTAATGAAGATGGGCGAAGAAGGCGGTAATAGTACAGAAATAAAACTATTGCGTGAGGAGTTAAAACGAATGAGGGGATGA